The following proteins are co-located in the Paludibaculum fermentans genome:
- a CDS encoding oleate hydratase, translating into MTTKPSAYLVGAGIGSLAAAAFMIRDGEVPGVNITILEASPIAGGSLDGAGNAEDGYSMRGGRMVTTDNYECTWDLYKSIPSLTRPGRSVFEETLEFNERHKSNSMARLVDRRRAKVPVASMGFSMQDRLELLKLSQSSEESLGASRITDCLSPGFFETPFWYMWSTTFAFQPWHSAVEFKRYLLRFVLEFSRIETLAGVKRTIYNQYDSMVLPLQKWLLDQGVHLILDCKVTDILHKTEDGKFTVTGLEFERTGACETIAVAEGDLVFLQNGSMTDASSLGSMTSAPAQLTKADSGGWTLWERLAEGRPEFGRPAVFNSSIAQAWWESFTVTLKDPSFFRQMTQFSGNEPGTGGLVTFKDSNWLMSIVLAFQPHFANQPADVQVFWGYSLFPDRVGNFVPKAMTDCNGAEILRELCGHLRFDLETMATANCIPCRMPYLTSMFMPREPGDRPLPVPDGSRNLAFVSQFVEIPEDVVFTVEYSIRAAQMAVYELLGIERKVPAVTPHAKSHHAQFDAFLKAFR; encoded by the coding sequence CTCCCATTGCCGGCGGAAGCCTGGACGGAGCCGGCAACGCTGAGGACGGATACTCGATGCGGGGTGGGCGGATGGTGACCACCGACAACTACGAATGTACCTGGGATCTGTACAAGTCGATACCGTCCCTGACGCGTCCAGGCCGGTCTGTGTTCGAAGAAACCCTCGAGTTCAACGAACGCCACAAATCGAACTCGATGGCGCGTCTGGTGGATCGGCGAAGGGCGAAAGTCCCAGTTGCCTCCATGGGATTCTCCATGCAGGATCGCCTGGAACTATTGAAACTCAGCCAGTCCAGCGAGGAGAGCCTGGGCGCCAGCCGCATTACCGACTGCCTGTCCCCCGGCTTCTTCGAGACGCCGTTCTGGTACATGTGGTCGACCACGTTCGCGTTTCAGCCCTGGCACAGTGCGGTGGAGTTCAAACGCTATCTGCTGCGTTTCGTACTGGAGTTCTCGCGCATAGAAACACTGGCCGGTGTCAAGAGGACCATTTATAACCAATATGACTCCATGGTTCTTCCTCTGCAGAAATGGCTCCTTGACCAGGGCGTCCACCTCATTCTTGACTGCAAAGTGACGGACATTCTGCACAAGACCGAGGACGGCAAGTTCACCGTCACCGGTTTGGAGTTTGAGCGGACAGGCGCGTGCGAAACGATTGCCGTGGCCGAGGGGGATCTTGTCTTCCTGCAAAACGGCTCGATGACGGACGCATCCAGCCTGGGCTCGATGACGAGTGCACCCGCCCAGTTGACCAAAGCGGATAGCGGCGGCTGGACGCTCTGGGAGCGTCTGGCCGAAGGGCGGCCGGAATTTGGCCGTCCCGCGGTCTTCAACAGTTCGATCGCACAGGCGTGGTGGGAGTCGTTCACGGTGACGCTGAAGGATCCGTCCTTCTTCCGCCAGATGACGCAGTTCAGTGGAAATGAGCCGGGCACCGGCGGCCTGGTGACCTTCAAGGATTCCAACTGGCTGATGTCCATCGTGCTGGCCTTTCAGCCGCACTTTGCGAACCAGCCCGCCGATGTCCAGGTGTTCTGGGGGTACTCGCTGTTTCCCGACCGTGTCGGCAACTTCGTACCGAAAGCGATGACGGACTGCAATGGAGCGGAGATCCTGCGGGAGTTGTGCGGTCATCTGCGGTTCGACCTGGAGACGATGGCGACGGCCAACTGCATTCCCTGCCGGATGCCGTATCTGACCAGCATGTTCATGCCGCGGGAGCCGGGCGACCGGCCATTGCCCGTGCCAGACGGTTCGAGGAATTTAGCCTTCGTCAGCCAGTTCGTCGAAATCCCGGAGGATGTGGTCTTCACCGTTGAGTACTCCATTCGAGCGGCTCAGATGGCTGTCTACGAATTGCTGGGTATTGAGCGAAAGGTGCCGGCCGTGACACCACACGCGAAGTCGCACCATGCGCAGTTTGATGCCTTCCTCAAGGCTTTCAGATAG
- a CDS encoding sulfatase family protein, whose translation MDCNRRDLLKSLPAAALAKAGQAPVRGAASGERPNLLIVMADQQRAGLTRGSGFAQDTMPALDGLSARGVSFDRAYTTAPLCVPARISMLTGRWPHAHRVRQNSAANAATFDKDLFHVCRDLGYRTGLSGKNHSHLTPGRVDLWRPFSHLDGWLPDPAPKDLVAFEQWMKHLNHGTGQEATPFPVETQFPYRIVSSAIDFIDTAKDDPFALWVSFPEPHNPYQVPKPYFDMFPPEQVPARDVGLEALASKSFRWRWLRQLEERTYPGYADRWRRTRSNYLGMLRMIDDQVARLLGHLEATGKARNTIVLYLADHGDFFCDYGLERKGTELPEVLTRIPMSWSGWNIRPQSKLPAFVSTADVLPTLCEAIGAEIPFGCQGRSLWPMLTGQPYPKSEFESIYSEVGFGGLSYGPGDALPPNSGRGGGGADAIPTYDELNPVTQSGTMKMVRMGDWKVVFDSEGGGQIFNVVRDPYELKNLWDAPEAAGIKPRLLAELLQWTMRTQDDLPRAAYTTKRAPHGWYAR comes from the coding sequence ATGGACTGTAATCGACGAGACCTTCTGAAATCGCTGCCGGCCGCAGCTCTGGCCAAAGCCGGGCAGGCGCCGGTCCGGGGCGCCGCATCTGGAGAACGGCCGAACCTCCTGATTGTGATGGCGGACCAGCAGCGCGCGGGGTTGACGCGAGGCTCCGGGTTCGCGCAGGACACCATGCCGGCGCTGGACGGCCTGTCGGCGCGTGGGGTGAGCTTTGACCGGGCTTACACGACGGCCCCGTTGTGCGTGCCGGCTCGCATCAGCATGCTGACCGGACGCTGGCCGCATGCACACCGGGTCAGGCAGAACAGCGCGGCGAATGCCGCAACCTTCGATAAAGACTTGTTTCACGTTTGCCGGGATCTGGGGTATCGCACGGGCCTCTCAGGGAAGAATCATTCGCACCTGACTCCGGGACGAGTGGATCTCTGGCGTCCTTTCAGCCACCTGGATGGATGGTTGCCTGATCCCGCCCCGAAGGATCTCGTGGCCTTCGAACAGTGGATGAAGCACTTGAATCACGGGACCGGCCAGGAAGCCACTCCATTTCCCGTCGAGACGCAGTTTCCTTACCGCATCGTCTCCAGCGCAATCGACTTCATCGACACCGCGAAGGACGACCCGTTCGCGCTGTGGGTGAGCTTTCCGGAGCCGCACAATCCTTACCAGGTTCCGAAGCCGTACTTCGACATGTTTCCGCCGGAGCAGGTGCCGGCCCGGGATGTCGGCCTGGAGGCGCTGGCCTCGAAGAGCTTCCGGTGGCGCTGGCTGCGGCAGTTGGAAGAGCGCACCTATCCAGGCTATGCGGATCGCTGGCGGCGGACGAGATCGAATTACCTGGGCATGCTGCGGATGATCGACGACCAGGTTGCGCGGCTGCTGGGGCATCTCGAAGCGACGGGCAAGGCTCGGAACACGATCGTCCTGTACCTCGCCGATCATGGCGATTTCTTCTGCGACTACGGTCTGGAGAGGAAGGGCACCGAGCTGCCGGAAGTACTGACGCGGATCCCGATGTCCTGGTCCGGGTGGAACATCCGGCCGCAATCGAAACTGCCGGCCTTCGTGTCGACGGCGGACGTGCTGCCCACCCTGTGCGAAGCTATCGGAGCGGAGATCCCCTTCGGCTGCCAGGGCCGGAGTCTGTGGCCGATGCTCACCGGCCAGCCTTATCCAAAGAGCGAATTCGAGAGCATTTACTCGGAGGTCGGCTTCGGCGGGTTGAGCTACGGGCCGGGCGATGCGCTGCCACCCAACTCCGGGCGTGGCGGGGGTGGCGCGGACGCAATTCCGACTTACGACGAACTGAACCCGGTGACGCAAAGCGGAACCATGAAGATGGTTCGCATGGGTGACTGGAAGGTGGTGTTCGACTCCGAGGGTGGCGGGCAAATCTTCAACGTCGTTCGCGACCCGTATGAGTTGAAGAACCTGTGGGACGCTCCGGAGGCCGCCGGGATCAAGCCGCGGCTCTTGGCGGAACTGCTGCAGTGGACCATGCGAACCCAGGACGACCTGCCGCGAGCGGCGTATACGACGAAGCGGGCTCCGCACGGGTGGTATGCGCGGTAG
- a CDS encoding universal stress protein, translating into MLHFEKLLFPLDFSEDCQALIPYVNDIARRFSSRLILLHALDGGLHFPGESGPLTESMENLRNLEENRLRDFASAHFSGIANVETLLETGDPATVIRGVIQHTEIDLVMMPTKGLGTFRRLLLGSVTSKVLHDVQCPVWTGVHAALSKPADHLPCRSILCAAGLDPETPEILKAAATLALAFNAKLSIMHAVETPPMSFEVDFAAFRKELMDNADLELRSMIREAAIDAEVVVLEGATAPQVSQEALKRKADLIIVGRGHDHDKLNQLFSQLYGIVREAPCPVLSI; encoded by the coding sequence ATGCTCCACTTCGAAAAACTTCTCTTTCCGCTTGATTTCTCAGAAGACTGCCAGGCCCTGATTCCCTATGTCAACGACATAGCCCGGCGCTTTTCGTCCCGCCTGATCCTGCTGCATGCCCTGGATGGCGGCCTGCACTTTCCCGGCGAATCCGGCCCGCTCACCGAATCCATGGAGAACCTCCGCAACCTGGAGGAAAATCGCCTTCGCGACTTCGCCTCCGCCCACTTCTCTGGCATTGCCAACGTGGAAACACTCCTGGAGACCGGAGACCCCGCCACGGTGATCCGCGGTGTCATCCAGCACACGGAGATCGATCTGGTCATGATGCCGACCAAGGGCCTCGGAACCTTCCGCAGGTTGCTGCTCGGATCGGTGACGTCCAAGGTGCTGCACGATGTGCAGTGTCCGGTGTGGACCGGCGTCCATGCAGCCCTCAGCAAACCGGCAGACCACCTGCCCTGCCGCTCCATCCTGTGCGCGGCCGGTCTCGATCCGGAAACCCCGGAGATCCTGAAGGCCGCCGCGACCCTGGCCCTGGCATTCAATGCGAAACTCTCGATCATGCACGCGGTCGAGACCCCGCCCATGTCCTTTGAAGTCGACTTCGCCGCGTTCAGGAAAGAACTGATGGACAACGCGGACCTGGAACTGCGCAGCATGATCCGAGAAGCGGCGATCGACGCCGAAGTGGTTGTACTGGAGGGGGCAACCGCGCCCCAAGTGAGCCAGGAAGCACTGAAACGGAAGGCGGATCTCATCATCGTCGGGCGCGGGCATGACCATGACAAGCTCAACCAGCTCTTCTCGCAACTCTACGGGATTGTGAGGGAGGCGCCCTGCCCGGTGCTGAGCATCTGA
- a CDS encoding TFIIB-type zinc ribbon-containing protein: MPKDPFSNEQTYFALQEVERTNLAAQENQAIQLEAAREREKQLHFMKCPKCGQPLQEISVGAVRVDKCSACEGFWLEKGELEAIQKEEGGFLANLFSVFH; encoded by the coding sequence ATGCCAAAAGACCCATTCTCGAATGAACAAACCTACTTCGCGCTGCAGGAAGTGGAGCGAACCAACCTGGCGGCCCAGGAGAATCAAGCCATACAACTGGAAGCAGCGCGCGAACGCGAAAAGCAGCTGCACTTCATGAAATGCCCGAAGTGCGGCCAGCCCTTGCAGGAGATATCGGTTGGCGCCGTGCGCGTCGACAAATGCTCGGCCTGCGAAGGCTTCTGGCTGGAGAAAGGTGAACTGGAGGCCATCCAAAAGGAAGAGGGCGGCTTCCTTGCCAACCTCTTTAGTGTCTTCCACTAA
- a CDS encoding phosphoketolase family protein, which translates to MDELLSPVSLVGIDAYWRAANFLSVGQMYLCDNPLLKRPLVLSDVKRMLLGHWGTTPGQNFIYAHLNRVIRKYDLDMIYISGPGHGGPAVVANTYLEGTYSEIYPNISQDEAGLRRLFTQFSFPGGIPSHASPECPGSIHEGGELGYSLSHSFGAVFDNPQLVVACVVGDGEAETGPLATAWHSNKFLDPATDGAVLPILHLNGYKISNPTLLARIPREELEQLFRGYGWTPIFVEGHEPAPMHQAMAAALDTAIVQIRKIQYDARVEGITGRPSWPMIVLNSPKGWTGPKVVDGLQVEGTFRSHQVPLSNPATHPGHLQLLEDWLRSYRPDELFDDQGKLRPELAELAPHGERRMGANPHANGGLLLHDLRMPDFREYAFEVPAPGVKGPGDTRVLGRFLRDVATANAEQRNFRIFGPDETLSNGLEALFEVTNRQWDAGTKPNDEFLAPAGRVMEVLSEHQCEGWLEGYLLTGRHGLFNCYEAFIHIIDSMFNQHAKWLKVTAHLPWRRQIASLNYLLASHVWRQDHNGFTHQDPGFIDHVVNKKAEVVRVYLPPDANCLLSVMDHCLRSRHYVNVVIAGKHPAPQWLSMEAADRHCAQGIGVWEWASTGDGLAPDVVMACCGDVPTLETLAAVSILRTHLPELRIRVVNVVDLMKLQPQTEHPHGLSDIEFDELFTRDKPVIFAFHAYPWLIHRLTYRRTNHDNIHVRGYKEEGTITTPFDMTVLNDLDRFHLVIDTIDRLPQTGEKGSYLKRQLREKLIEHKQYIDRFGEDMPEIRGWQWPG; encoded by the coding sequence ATGGATGAGTTGCTCTCTCCTGTTTCGCTAGTCGGTATCGACGCCTATTGGCGTGCCGCCAACTTCCTGTCCGTCGGGCAGATGTACCTCTGCGACAACCCGCTGCTCAAACGCCCCCTGGTGCTCTCGGATGTGAAGCGGATGCTGCTGGGCCACTGGGGCACAACCCCCGGCCAGAACTTCATCTACGCGCACCTGAACCGCGTGATCCGGAAATATGACCTCGACATGATCTACATCTCCGGTCCGGGTCATGGCGGCCCGGCCGTGGTGGCCAACACCTACCTGGAGGGCACCTATAGCGAGATCTATCCGAATATCAGTCAGGACGAGGCCGGGCTGCGCAGGCTCTTCACACAGTTCTCGTTTCCCGGCGGCATCCCCAGTCACGCCTCGCCGGAATGCCCGGGCTCCATCCACGAGGGCGGTGAGCTGGGCTACTCGCTCAGTCACTCCTTTGGAGCCGTGTTTGACAATCCCCAACTGGTTGTCGCCTGTGTCGTGGGCGACGGCGAGGCGGAGACAGGCCCACTGGCCACGGCCTGGCATTCGAACAAGTTTCTCGATCCCGCCACCGACGGCGCCGTCCTGCCCATCCTGCATCTGAACGGTTACAAGATCTCCAATCCGACCCTGCTGGCGCGCATCCCCCGCGAGGAACTGGAGCAGCTATTCCGAGGCTACGGCTGGACGCCCATCTTCGTCGAAGGCCATGAGCCCGCCCCCATGCACCAGGCAATGGCCGCGGCGCTCGACACAGCGATCGTACAGATCAGAAAGATCCAATACGACGCGCGAGTGGAAGGCATCACCGGCCGGCCGTCGTGGCCCATGATCGTCCTCAATTCGCCCAAGGGCTGGACAGGCCCGAAGGTCGTCGACGGACTTCAGGTGGAGGGGACCTTCCGTTCGCACCAGGTGCCGCTCTCCAATCCCGCCACCCACCCCGGTCATCTCCAGTTGCTGGAAGATTGGCTGAGGAGCTACCGGCCGGACGAGCTCTTCGATGACCAGGGGAAGCTCAGGCCGGAACTGGCCGAACTTGCGCCTCACGGTGAACGGCGCATGGGCGCGAATCCTCACGCCAATGGCGGCCTGCTGCTGCACGATCTCCGCATGCCGGATTTCCGCGAATATGCCTTCGAAGTGCCGGCGCCCGGCGTGAAGGGCCCCGGCGACACCCGCGTCCTGGGCCGCTTCCTGCGCGATGTGGCCACCGCGAACGCCGAGCAACGCAACTTCCGCATCTTCGGTCCGGACGAGACGCTCTCGAACGGGCTGGAAGCGCTCTTCGAAGTCACCAACCGCCAATGGGATGCGGGCACCAAGCCCAATGACGAATTCCTCGCGCCCGCCGGACGGGTGATGGAAGTGCTGAGTGAACACCAATGCGAAGGCTGGCTGGAGGGCTACCTGCTCACCGGACGTCACGGCCTGTTCAACTGCTACGAAGCCTTCATCCACATCATCGACTCGATGTTCAATCAGCACGCCAAGTGGTTGAAGGTCACTGCCCACCTGCCCTGGCGCCGCCAGATCGCCTCGCTCAACTATCTGCTCGCCTCGCACGTCTGGCGCCAGGACCACAACGGCTTCACGCACCAGGACCCGGGGTTCATCGACCACGTCGTGAACAAGAAGGCCGAAGTGGTGCGGGTCTACCTTCCTCCGGATGCCAACTGCCTGCTCTCGGTGATGGACCATTGCCTGCGCAGCCGCCACTACGTCAACGTCGTCATCGCCGGCAAACACCCCGCCCCGCAGTGGTTGAGCATGGAGGCGGCAGACCGGCACTGCGCCCAGGGCATCGGTGTCTGGGAATGGGCCAGCACCGGCGACGGTCTCGCACCCGACGTGGTGATGGCCTGCTGCGGAGACGTGCCCACGCTGGAAACCCTGGCCGCCGTCTCCATCCTGCGGACCCACCTGCCCGAGCTGAGGATCCGCGTGGTTAACGTCGTCGACCTCATGAAACTCCAGCCGCAGACCGAACATCCACACGGCTTGAGCGACATCGAGTTCGACGAGCTCTTCACCCGGGACAAGCCCGTCATCTTCGCCTTTCACGCGTACCCCTGGCTCATCCACCGCCTGACCTACCGCCGCACCAACCACGACAACATCCACGTCCGCGGTTATAAGGAGGAAGGCACCATCACCACTCCGTTTGACATGACCGTGCTGAACGACCTGGATCGCTTCCACCTGGTCATCGACACCATCGACCGTCTGCCGCAAACCGGGGAGAAGGGCTCCTATCTCAAGCGCCAGCTCAGGGAGAAGCTCATTGAGCACAAGCAGTACATCGACCGGTTCGGCGAGGACATGCCGGAGATCCGCGGCTGGCAATGGCCCGGCTGA
- a CDS encoding acetate/propionate family kinase translates to MMPANSVANPALASVLTINGGSSSIRFALFSAGDPPVRSLHGKLDRIGLGGTVLTFRDDTRDRKGRLELDSADQRPAVESILDWLEDHVAFETLAAIGHRVVHGMHYTQPTRVTRALLEELRSITPYDPEHLPREIELMGACARRHPDLAQVACFDTAFHAGMPRVARLLPIPRRFEAMGIQRYGFHGLSYTFLMDELARVAGPDQARGRVILAHLGNGASLAAVRDGHSVDTSMGFTPASGLPMGTRPGDLDPGVAWYLMQTGALTSKQFNHLVNYECGLLGVSETSSDMRDLMALQASDVRAAEAVELFCYQTRKWIGGFAAVLGGLDTLVFAGGIGENTSEVRSRACQGLQFLGIELDEARNAVSAPLISDDASRVAVRVIPTDEELMIAREVRRLINTRPEPESSAGIHKEPCNG, encoded by the coding sequence ATGATGCCCGCGAATTCAGTTGCGAATCCGGCGCTCGCCTCCGTGCTGACGATCAACGGCGGCTCGTCCAGCATCCGGTTCGCCCTTTTCAGCGCGGGCGATCCGCCAGTCCGGAGTCTGCACGGGAAACTCGACCGCATCGGCCTCGGCGGTACGGTACTCACCTTCCGCGACGACACGCGCGATCGGAAGGGCCGCCTCGAGCTAGACTCCGCCGATCAGCGGCCGGCGGTGGAATCGATCCTCGATTGGCTGGAGGATCACGTCGCCTTCGAAACGCTGGCGGCAATTGGTCACAGAGTTGTCCACGGCATGCATTACACGCAGCCGACCCGAGTGACCCGCGCATTGCTGGAGGAGCTGCGGAGCATCACCCCATACGACCCGGAGCATTTGCCGCGCGAGATCGAACTGATGGGAGCCTGCGCCCGCCGTCATCCGGACCTCGCCCAGGTCGCCTGCTTCGACACCGCGTTCCACGCCGGCATGCCGCGAGTCGCTCGCCTTCTGCCCATCCCGCGCCGCTTCGAGGCGATGGGCATTCAGCGCTATGGCTTCCACGGGCTCTCCTACACCTTCCTGATGGACGAACTGGCTCGAGTGGCCGGCCCTGACCAGGCGCGCGGGCGCGTGATCCTGGCCCATCTCGGCAATGGCGCAAGCCTGGCCGCGGTGCGTGACGGCCACAGTGTGGATACGAGCATGGGCTTCACTCCTGCCTCCGGCCTGCCCATGGGCACTCGTCCGGGCGACCTCGACCCTGGTGTCGCCTGGTACCTGATGCAAACCGGAGCTTTGACCTCGAAGCAATTCAACCATCTCGTCAACTACGAGTGCGGTCTGCTGGGCGTCTCCGAGACCAGTTCCGACATGCGGGACCTGATGGCGCTGCAGGCGAGTGATGTGCGCGCCGCCGAGGCGGTGGAGCTGTTCTGCTACCAGACCCGCAAATGGATTGGAGGCTTCGCCGCAGTCCTGGGCGGCCTGGACACGCTTGTGTTCGCCGGCGGAATCGGCGAAAACACAAGTGAAGTGCGATCTCGGGCCTGCCAGGGACTTCAATTCCTGGGCATCGAGCTGGACGAAGCCAGGAACGCCGTAAGCGCGCCGCTCATCTCGGATGACGCAAGCCGGGTGGCCGTGCGAGTGATCCCCACCGACGAAGAATTGATGATTGCTCGTGAAGTCCGGCGCCTGATCAATACCCGGCCGGAGCCCGAATCGAGCGCTGGAATACACAAGGAGCCCTGTAATGGATGA
- a CDS encoding site-2 protease family protein — translation MAGLTRGGDDSGGSLAWKKRLQQGNPMARATVPLGRILGIPINLDYSWFLIFGLLTWMLAGNYYPKEFPHWTPAMYWVTGAATALLLFASVLLHELGHALVALRSNIPVRSITLFIFGGVAQIGAEPLTPKAEFLIAIAGPAVSLALALLFNVLQPALAGIEPLLGLVKYLAYINLALAVFNLIPGFPLDGGRVFRSIVWAATKDMRRATLIAANTGRFFGFLFIFSGVWRALSGDLGGLWIAFVGWFLENAASAQVHQVAFQGLLAGHTASQAMSSHCPSVAPDIKLQQLVDEHVLGGGRRCFLVVQGGQTLGMMTLHRIKEVPRSQWASTTAATVMHPMRELKSIGPRTDLWAALQLLDRDGVNQLPVMEGDLVVGMLSRDDVISFLGTMQELGPATTRQIA, via the coding sequence ATGGCCGGCCTGACTCGCGGAGGAGATGACTCCGGAGGCTCCCTCGCCTGGAAGAAGAGACTCCAGCAGGGCAATCCGATGGCCCGGGCAACGGTTCCGTTGGGCCGGATCCTGGGGATCCCCATAAATCTCGACTACTCCTGGTTCCTCATCTTCGGCCTGCTCACGTGGATGCTGGCCGGCAACTATTATCCAAAGGAGTTCCCGCACTGGACCCCTGCGATGTACTGGGTGACCGGCGCCGCAACCGCCCTGCTGCTGTTCGCCAGTGTTCTACTTCACGAGTTGGGGCATGCGCTTGTTGCGTTGCGATCCAACATCCCCGTGCGCAGCATCACGCTGTTCATCTTCGGCGGAGTGGCCCAGATCGGCGCGGAACCACTGACGCCTAAGGCGGAGTTTCTGATCGCCATTGCCGGACCGGCGGTCAGTCTCGCCCTCGCGCTGCTCTTCAACGTGCTGCAGCCGGCGCTCGCCGGCATCGAGCCGCTGCTGGGCCTGGTGAAATACCTCGCCTACATCAATCTCGCCCTGGCGGTCTTCAACCTGATTCCCGGATTTCCCCTGGATGGAGGACGAGTCTTCCGGTCCATCGTCTGGGCCGCTACTAAGGATATGCGGAGAGCCACGCTCATTGCCGCCAATACTGGTCGATTCTTCGGCTTCCTGTTCATCTTCAGCGGTGTCTGGCGCGCGCTCTCCGGCGACCTGGGCGGACTCTGGATCGCGTTCGTGGGCTGGTTCCTCGAGAACGCCGCCTCCGCGCAAGTGCACCAGGTAGCGTTTCAGGGCCTGCTCGCCGGACACACGGCATCGCAAGCCATGAGCAGCCATTGCCCCTCCGTTGCGCCTGACATCAAACTGCAGCAACTTGTAGATGAGCACGTCCTGGGCGGCGGCCGGCGCTGTTTTCTGGTTGTCCAGGGCGGCCAGACGCTCGGCATGATGACGCTTCACCGGATTAAAGAGGTGCCACGCTCCCAGTGGGCCAGTACGACCGCGGCCACAGTCATGCACCCAATGCGGGAGCTGAAGAGCATCGGCCCGCGGACGGACCTGTGGGCCGCACTGCAACTGCTGGATCGCGATGGAGTCAATCAACTCCCGGTAATGGAAGGAGACCTCGTAGTGGGCATGTTGAGCCGCGACGACGTGATTAGTTTTCTGGGCACCATGCAGGAATTGGGGCCCGCCACAACCAGGCAGATCGCATGA